The genomic window CTTTACGCCCACATCCGCATTTTTTTTCGTCCTTTACCGATTGAATTTTTTTCTGCCATCGGTTTTTATTCAGAACAAGTATATGACCACGATTTATGGACACCCTATCGCCAGGGAGTACATAGATTAGTGGATTGGGGCGATCGCATCTATATCGAAAATTACAGCTTGAAAGACCCTATGCTTTATGCAGGTGCTGCTCGTGAATTAGATATCCTCAAAACTATCACCCCAGAGAACATCGAACGGCGTCATCACTGTTCAATGGTTTTCCAGCGAAAAGGTGAAATGTTTCGAGGCAGTGTGGAACCGGGTAATCAATGTCTGATTAAGCGCAATGGATGCCAGACATATCTTGTCAGCGAAGTAGAAGTAACTGAGCGTACTTGGTTAAGTCTAGATAAAGGTATGGATATTGAAACCCACGAGCAAATATGGGGATCAACTGCTGGCCCTTTGCAATTTGAAAAACGGGAAAGTTTTGCTGATGAATTACATATGGTGAGCGCATTATGTTGATTCAGCTTGAATTTGTTAAAACCAACATGTTACCTCCACCAGCTGAAAAAAAAATGCGCTGCTGGATTCGCAGTCGCCACTTGATTTGTTCGGGTAACTTTTTTATATTCGAGACATTAGAATATACGACGAT from Nostoc sp. UHCC 0926 includes these protein-coding regions:
- a CDS encoding chromophore lyase CpcT/CpeT, with the translated sequence MTIAPSESSSNASDLLTLACWMAGDFSNYKQSFANPQLYAHIRIFFRPLPIEFFSAIGFYSEQVYDHDLWTPYRQGVHRLVDWGDRIYIENYSLKDPMLYAGAARELDILKTITPENIERRHHCSMVFQRKGEMFRGSVEPGNQCLIKRNGCQTYLVSEVEVTERTWLSLDKGMDIETHEQIWGSTAGPLQFEKRESFADELHMVSALC